GGTTTTCCGTTGTCTCTGATTCAGAATCCTATAAACTACAGATGGGAATGGGTAACTGACAATTCGAGAAACCTAAACCGGTTTAATTCCGGTTTATATCTTTGTATCAAACCGGATTCAGTCGCCTGTGATCGACTGGTTAACAAAATAGGTTTTTGCTTGGAAACTTCAGATTCTTTCTAATTTTCGGTTTGTTACTGGATGAAATTGGTTTATGATTTTATGATCtctatcggttcggttcggttcaaaatcGGTTTCAGTTTCTGGTTTGGTAATATTTATCTTTCTCAGACTTGTCGAATGTCGATGGTGTCTCAGAGTACTCACCAAATGACAGGGATTCAAGTCTCGCTGTAATAAGAATAGAATTTACAAAAATGATTTGTTGCTAAAAACATGATATCCTATACTCCAGTTTCCTCTTTGGTCTTAAAACCTCTGGTCTAAGACAGAGAAATTTGTAAAGAGACAAAACAGTGGTTACAGTCTAAATGTAAGGGCTTAATTGGTTTCGGTGCTACTAATCCACAGAGTCTCATCAAATGCAAATTGTAGCGATGGTTCATGTTTCTGCAACATTCATAAGAAactatataaaatcattttgtaCCACTTCAAATCATTTACTACCACTTCAGATCATTCTAAACCTTTCAAAATCAAAACTGGTTAGCATTAATGTTTACATTTGTGGGCtggataaataaaataaaaatattttaaaataaaataaaaactcttaattgagagatattataaataagatatatatatatatatatatgtgatcttatattttaatttatatccaATAACTTATATCATAATTTATGTtataataataatctaaaaattctcaaaaaaactgaatatttttattcaattatatCTATCAAAGGTTAATGACTTATGATGATTCTAGTtctaaaaacaagaaaatgattgCTTAGATAATAATGATGAAAATCTTAAAGAGCAAAATCATTATTCTCTATTCTCTAGATATGAGCTTCTAATGAATTTTttcattctaaaaaaataacttttcaaaaatataaaattagagtcaccattttttttttctaaaaataacaaaaagtttACAGTTGCATTAATCAACACTAGTGAAATGTAAATTGCATTTGGACTTATTCCAAAATGTTTTCATCTAGAAACTCGAAAAACTATCTACTATAAAAAATTATGGGCTTTCGTATAACATTTAAAACTGAAGCttcaacttttttaaaaaatattcttattaaGTTGCATATGTTCTCACAtatgatataataattttaaagaaatttttttttttgcaaaagaaATATGTAAGTTCGAAAATTCAGATATCTGAAAGGGTACCATGCATATAGCCATGAAAAACAAGGTCTACATCTAACAAACATCAAACAATTATAAAGCTTAGTGGAGACACATTTTGCAAGTGGTATTATCCATATCTGctcttttctattttatttttaacttttatgtaTCATTACATCTTTGTAAATTCTTATTAAAGAATTATTTGTTTCGGTTGTAAACTAAGTTCTCATTCTCCTACTCtttcattcattttcttttttacattttctcTTATCCTTATAATGGAGAACATTGTTACAATTTCTTTCTaagtaaatttttaataaagaaaattttaatcatGTTTCATCTTGTTTGAATTATTTAttctttatttaaatattatgctTATGCTTTGTGCTTAAGTGACGGGTTTAACCgctcatatttttgtttgtttatttttaatttatatttattatttatggataaattttatctttatataGTTTTGAGATTTATCAATTATCATTTGAtctttagaaataatttatatttgttacTTGACTACTGACTATCTTTGTTGAATCTCTAATAAATCTTTTTCCAATttagaagatgaagaagcagATTGGTACTTGTATGATGTTGATCTAGAGTATAAATtccatttttagattttagaaatAAACAATCTAAGTTCCTTACAATTTGTCTAGACAGAGATTTATTGTTTCCAATACCTACGGAATTTATGGCCGTGTTTAGACCGACAAAGACATTCAAGAGGACTactattcaaatatatataaaccaaaGAATGAAAAAGTAGTGACCAACACTCAAATCTTAGACGTCTACACACAAACATGGTTTTGATACCATAAAAATACTGTCATAGAGATAGCAAGATTAAACAAACACCTGACTCTTGCATTTCTTTTCGACGACAGAGGcgagtaaatattataaattcagAAGCTCTTCATGTATAAGTGATTTAGAATCTGTTTTTCCTCTTGTTTGTCATGAGCTTCATAGACGgtaaatattataaacttgATAAGATCATCGGAAATCAGCTATTTCACCAGCAATATGGGAAATTCCAGCAACTAAAAACGAAATGAACTTTATCATCTTCGCGTTGTTAATCGTTATAAATTGAAAAGGGTCACTAATATCCGAGTAATTGGAACTAACGGAACGTTCCAGAGTGGTAGAATTAACGTAACAACTGAATTTGGATACTTTTTGTTTAAATCAGCTTGTAATCGATTCTTGATTCACGGGTTTCAGAtttgattatataaataatttaaaaaggaaaaacaaaacaaaacaaaacaaaacgaggacttataaccaaaataatttaaaaatgtcTTACGCATTTTCCGTATTTACATGCAACTACCatagcaaaataaaaacatttattttattttattttgaggtCATGTCTTAACGTGATTACCcgaaaacacttaaaagatcACGACTTTCATGCACTATAGCCCACAACAGACGGGTGCGACGTGAAGCGAGCCTCATAACCACCGCATGCCGCAGCCGAAGCTTCCTTCATCAGCTCCTTCGAGACACCGTTGTTACAAATGTTTGCAAACGCTCTCATATGTTTCATCCCGTACTGCGTTAGTGATCCACAATGCATTTCAAATACGCGTACCTAACAAATTACAAGCACATTTTATAAACAAACCCTTTTAACATTATTATCTGTTAAATAACAcgtataaaacaaaaaatttataaatgtattgtacaaaaacaaaaaataaaagtttaaaggACTGCGAAACTCTTACCACTGATTTAAGACATTCCCAATCGTCGACCAACGGCAAACCTGGTTCTCTAACTGACTTGAGAACATTTGTCGTGGGACCAAACAGAACCGTGCTTATCAATTCCACACTTGTGTCTAGATGTTTTCTGTGCCTTGTTGTCTCGGTTAATTCCTTCATTATCTCATCCTTCCTTGGCCCATCTTCCGATCTTCGGTACTGCCAATATGGTTTAATCAAACCAATTATTTACAGTAGATTTAGATGACCAAAAATAAGCAAAACAAAATAGACCAATACCATTTGCCAAAGGAAAATAAGGTCTGCGTCGCGTTGGTTAACAACTCCCACGGGTGACTTGACCGGTAATTCATTAGCAGGGTAATTAACAGTGGCTGGATCGAACCCTTGGTATAGATAAAGCTTCTCCGACTTAATACTGCTGTTACCGTATTCCATCACATGGGAGCCTTCGGAATATGTATTATAGTTTGACGTCCGCATCTTCACCTACACACCGGGATAAAAGACCCGCTATATAGTTTAACATTCTCAAACCAACCATTGATTAAACGGGTTAAGACCAAAATTTCATGTACCGTTTGGTATTGTTGCTTTACAGTCTCTTTCTTTAAGTTGTGTGTCTCACTGCAAACGAATCACAACTAATAAACCACTGCACATAAAAGTACTCTATAATAAAATGTATCTAATTTATACATACCTGTCTTCCATCCAAGCAACACTATATAAATCTCCTAAGCAAGTGATATATTCGGATGGGGGAGACGGATTCATGCCGGGACAATATGTTCCATAACTACTCTCTTGTGCATTTGAAGCCGTTGTTACGTAAATGTTCAAGTCCTTTGGCATTATCCCCTCGAATATGCTCCCGCTTTCACATGCTTCTACGTATATAACCTACATTACATCATCACAATAATAATTGCATAACGATATTACCATCAAATTTAAGAAACCAATGAACCACTCAAgatatttactaaattttaCCATCTCTTTGTATGTTTCGGCAGCATGCTTCTTCTTAAGTGTTTCAATAAAATCAGTAGCATAAAGGTAAGGCTTGTTTGGCATCCCTGACCGACGAAAATGTTAAACGAAACAAACACCATTATAAGCAATCAATTACAAGCATAATCCTTGCACGTACAGTATTCTTGAACACATGACTAAAAGGGTAGTTAATTTACCAAGAACTCCCGGACCACCATGATCAGAGTAATATACAAAAATGTGGTCGTTGGCCTTGCTAGCGATGACCTTACCGCTTCCACCTGTAACAGCCTCCTTGTCGCCTAGAAGTACCGCGTAGAAGTTAGCGGCCGTAACGTTATGACCGGTATAGTCCTGAAAAGAGATATTCACATGAGTAAATGATGGAAAAGGAAAACAATAAGTGGTTATGACTTATGACGTCTACAGAGTCATTGTCACTATTAATTGTCgggtactatttttttttttttggctcaacaTCAACAATTGGCGGGTACTATCCAAGTCACCATCACGATTGATCCAAAAATACATTAGGAAtttgattataaaaataatattcgaAGGAAGTAACTTTCAATatacaaattaatataaaaataaagatctaCAACATTATTAGACGCTAAATTGgattataaaaataacatatagtATTACcatcaaatttaataaatataaaaccagAACATAGACTAATCATGGATTAAAGGTACGTTAATAATACCTTCGGGACTCCGGCGTAAACATCTTCGCCATCAGGATGGTTGATTAGAGTACCTGGACGAGGATTAAGTGGATGGTTGGCGATATCATCATACATCATGACGACTATGTTCTCTTCTTTTAAACCTCCTTTTCTTAGTATTTGATATGCGTGACAAACGTCAGCCTATAATACAAAAGCAATAAAacacaataagtaaataattgtatttaataaaagcacttttgaatatttttaagaagTATAAAACAAAGAACACTTTTATACATGTGATAAAGTAGAACTAGTTCAACAGAATTCATCAAAGGTTCTTTTAGTTTTAAGAAAAACTCCCAAGGCTTGAACGAACTCATTGGATATTAATTTGTAGctactctttaataaaattagagaattaaaaaaaaattgcatgtCATAAGAATATATTCGTAAGTCCCCAGAAAAAAATCTTGAGGGAAATTATTTACACtgatgcataattttaataaagaaCTGAAAACAacgaataataaaaataatttttttttaataaaaataattttaagcaATAAGACGATTAACCATTTGATTTTACCACAAAAAAGATCCGCCATTTGAACATTTATTGTACCTGGTGCCTGTAGTTTCCGTAACCGGAAGAACCAGCGATAAGAACCGCCCATCTAGTACCGATCATGGTCTTTTCTTGCTCATTCGATTTAGCTTCCTCTGACGGCATGAGAATTTTTGGCTCGAACCGACGGCGTGACTGGGTACGAACCACTAGAAgtaacagaagaagaagaagagctggTCTGAGACAATAGAACTTAGCCATGGGAGACGGAGAGAGAATAAAGAAAGAGATACTACGAAGGAACAAAGATAGCTATAAAAGCAAATGATGGTTGGTTATAAAGCTAAACCAATGGGtgttaataataaacaaaaagagcAGAATTCTAATCTAAAGTTTTTGCCAACTAATTACACTTTAATATATAGTTAcacattttttatcaatagtATTTAGCTCTTTCGGATGGGCAAAGTCACAAAGCGTACTCTattctttcttcctttttttttttgagaaaagggCTAAAGACGTACTCTATTCTTTTAATAATtagtaatattttgttttttggtaaaGTATAATTAGTAATACTTGTCCCAAAAGATGAGTACGTAATTTTATAagcttgtaatttttttaacaatttattgtcctattgttttgtgtttgtaaatgtaaattttaatattaattgagACCTATAATGATTTATAGTGCTTTGTAATTGAAATTAGGGGATATTAATTACAGATGAGTTAAAAAATGATTATACTGTTGACgatttccaaaagaaaaaagaaaacaaccaAAGACTCGCTGCTCGCTCAGTTGTCTGATTTACGACACAACAGAGAACATGCAAAACATTGTCAAGACACGTATATATAGGCGGGACCCACAAATTGCTATTTTCCACCGTTACAAGGACAGCATCGGTTAGGACTGAACCAAATCTCTACGTAACCgattttgattaaaaatgttaaaccgtGACTGAACCGGTTTCCAAAATCTCGCCTATCGTCTCCCCCACTTGGAAGATAATAGGGTTTTTATTACAGGGTTTAAGCCATttacagacagacacacacagagaGGTTATGAATAACCAAACCCAATCAAAAATCATATGAAGAGATCGATTTCGACTTCAATTGCATCGAAAGCTAAGAACTTTCTCAATCATCGCCGTCTTCTTGAGAGAGGTAATCCTCTAACTGCTCCTTTCTTTAACCGTTACTCTTACACGACACGAACTCTCTCTACCTCCAAGAGACCGAAAGACCCACTTAAACTGTTCTGTCTCATGATTCAATCTCGTCCCCTTCCTTCAATTGTCGAATTCAGCAAACCGCTGAGTCAACTCGCCAAAACCAAGAAGTTCGATCTTGTGATCTCTCTCTTCAACCAGATGGAGACTCTTGGAATCACGCATGATCTTTACACATACAACATCGTGATCAACTGTTTATGCCGTTGCTCTCGGTTCTCCATTGCTTTATCTGTTATtgggaagatgatgaagcttGGTTTCCACCCTGATGTCGTCACGCTTAGCTCTCTGATCAATGGGTTCTGTCAAAGGAACAGAGTTTTCGATGCTATAGAGTTAGTTGCTAAAATGGAGGCAATGGGGTGTAAACCAGACGTTGTCATCTACAACACCATCATCGACGGTTTCTGCAAGAACAGGCTGGTGAACAACGCTTTGGAGCTCTTCGAACAGATGGATAAGAATGGAGTTAGAGCGGATGTTGTTACTTACAACTCTCTTATAACCGGTCTTTGCAGCTCCGGTAGATGTAATGACGCTGATCTTCTCTTGAGAGATATGGTGATGAGGAACGTTGTTCCTAATGTCATTACTTTCACTGCGTTGATCGATGCGTCTGCGAAAGAAGGGAACCTTTTGGAGGCTGAGAAGCTTCACGAGGAGATGGTTAATAGGTCTATAGTTCCTGATGTTTTCGCTTACAACTCGATGATCAACGGGCTTTGTATGCACGGTCGAGTAGACGAGGCTAAACAAATGCTTGAGGTGATGGTGACAAACGAGTGCTTGCCTGATATAGTGACTTATAACACTCTCATAAATGGGTTTTGCAAGTTTAAGAGAGtagatgatgtgatgaaactCTTCAGCGAGATGTCGGAAAGAGGATTAGTACGAGATACGGTTACGTACAACACTATAATCCAGGGCTATTTTCAAGTGGGCAAACCAGATACTGCTCAGGGGGTTTTCAGACGGATGGATTCTCCTCCCAGTCTAAGGACTTACAGCATTTTGCTATATGGTCTGTTTAATAACGGGAAGGTTGAGAAAGCGTTGGTTGTATTCCAGGATATGCAGAAGAGTGGGATGGATCTTGATGTtactatatataatatcatGATTCACATAATTTGCAAGGCTGGTTATGTGGAAGATGCTTGGGACTTGTTTTGTAGCCTCACGGACAATGGAGTTGAGCCTGATGTTGTATCGTACACTACCATGATCTCAGGGTTTTGTAGGAAACGCCTGTGGCGTGAAGCAGATGAGTTGTATAGAAAAATGCATGAAGATGGGCTGCTTCTACTATAGCAGATTGTACATTCTGTGAAACTGTATATTGTTTGAAGGAAAAAGAAACacattattgtatttttttttctctgttgcCTATTGTAATTTTGAATGATTACAAGTAAAAATGTAAACAAGCTGGGAGAGTTATGTAATAATGTCTGAagttattcataacatagatcTCCATGAATACCACTTGAGCTTAAACTGAAACCAAAGTGGAGGAACACCAAGAACTCCTCTTTGCATCCTCGGATCAAACACATCGAAATGTGCTTTACTTAACGAATCCAGAAGAACCTGTGCCGGTACAGAATGAAGCAAAACCGGTTTAGCTTCTGCAAAAATGTATTGGTACATGAGTGTCAATAATCATTGGTTGGTggaattttataaatttttggtaCACCCTAATTACTTAAATCagttatttaaaaacaattatcttgtatcaaataatatttttcttagaaacaaattatgtcaaaatttataatttttatggtCCATAAATAGATGTTTGGTTCATTTGATTTGGATATAggaaaaaaatcagtttttactacagtattattattatttttaagaaaatacaatttcaagttgatcaaatttttttttatgtcaacaagttaaattttttttttaatttttagttataatgatttttaaatatatttttttgctcataaaatataattataaaagaaaaaaatatccgATAAAATAGTGGATAAAATGTTGAATTTTGTTcaagtaaaattattaaaagagtaaaaattaaattaatttttaattaataagtgaaaaaagagaaaaatgatgCGGTTAAAAGTGTAGATTAAGTTGTTGAATAATTTcacattaataaaaagttaaatcaaattattaaagTTAAATATCTGatatccacaaagaaaattctcgaatccttttttttaaaaggatttttaacattaaaccccctcaactaagtttgttttaggtaaaaaaactccaaactaaatatttaacgaAACAACCCCtgaactaattttatttaataaattaaatcctAACAGGTTATAATTACTATTACTACCGGT
The nucleotide sequence above comes from Brassica napus cultivar Da-Ae chromosome A9, Da-Ae, whole genome shotgun sequence. Encoded proteins:
- the LOC106368852 gene encoding vacuolar-processing enzyme beta-isozyme, which encodes MAKFYCLRPALLLLLLLLVVRTQSRRRFEPKILMPSEEAKSNEQEKTMIGTRWAVLIAGSSGYGNYRHQADVCHAYQILRKGGLKEENIVVMMYDDIANHPLNPRPGTLINHPDGEDVYAGVPKDYTGHNVTAANFYAVLLGDKEAVTGGSGKVIASKANDHIFVYYSDHGGPGVLGMPNKPYLYATDFIETLKKKHAAETYKEMVIYVEACESGSIFEGIMPKDLNIYVTTASNAQESSYGTYCPGMNPSPPSEYITCLGDLYSVAWMEDSETHNLKKETVKQQYQTVKMRTSNYNTYSEGSHVMEYGNSSIKSEKLYLYQGFDPATVNYPANELPVKSPVGVVNQRDADLIFLWQMYRRSEDGPRKDEIMKELTETTRHRKHLDTSVELISTVLFGPTTNVLKSVREPGLPLVDDWECLKSVVRVFEMHCGSLTQYGMKHMRAFANICNNGVSKELMKEASAAACGGYEARFTSHPSVVGYSA
- the LOC125577802 gene encoding pentatricopeptide repeat-containing protein At1g62720-like — encoded protein: MKRSISTSIASKAKNFLNHRRLLERGNPLTAPFFNRYSYTTRTLSTSKRPKDPLKLFCLMIQSRPLPSIVEFSKPLSQLAKTKKFDLVISLFNQMETLGITHDLYTYNIVINCLCRCSRFSIALSVIGKMMKLGFHPDVVTLSSLINGFCQRNRVFDAIELVAKMEAMGCKPDVVIYNTIIDGFCKNRLVNNALELFEQMDKNGVRADVVTYNSLITGLCSSGRCNDADLLLRDMVMRNVVPNVITFTALIDASAKEGNLLEAEKLHEEMVNRSIVPDVFAYNSMINGLCMHGRVDEAKQMLEVMVTNECLPDIVTYNTLINGFCKFKRVDDVMKLFSEMSERGLVRDTVTYNTIIQGYFQVGKPDTAQGVFRRMDSPPSLRTYSILLYGLFNNGKVEKALVVFQDMQKSGMDLDVTIYNIMIHIICKAGYVEDAWDLFCSLTDNGVEPDVVSYTTMISGFCRKRLWREADELYRKMHEDGLLLL